From a single Silene latifolia isolate original U9 population chromosome 6, ASM4854445v1, whole genome shotgun sequence genomic region:
- the LOC141587051 gene encoding transcription factor bHLH140-like gives MENDDSMSKKGEDEKKGKTLLVIMMGAPGSGKSTFCDHVMSASSRPWVRICQDNINNGKSGTKVQCLSSAAVALKENKSVFIDRCNLDREQRAEFVKLGSSDVGVHVVVLDLPAKLCISRSVKRTGHEGNLQGGKAAAVVNRMLQKKELPKLSEGFSRITICQTEHDVQEAVTTYSLLGPSDTLPSGCYGLKSPDTKKQVGIMKFLKKVDPPTNVVSSSSNTLSSSSCQSIKEKQTCNEVPIPDLSGRAKDEQTKGEHIKFESACDTSALTAAPTLAFPSISTDGFQFDIEKASDIIVEKVEEYIKKLGNARLVMIDLTHHSRILSLVKAKVAERNIDPNKFFTFVGDITCLYSKGGLRCNVIANAANWRLRPGGGGVNAAIFNAAGPSLEIATKERAKSLSPGKAVVVPLPSISPLFKREAVTHVIHVLGPNMNPERPNCLNNNYDEGCKILREAYSSLFEGFRTILKSQTIATERGSGKTHLKQSDNTSSDQKIKDEDGCSNERSKKHKGLKYEIDCDLADVRKEMQQLDKVKKNTSTSKAWASWALALYNIAMNPQKHEKDVLETTADVVVINDAYPKAEKHILVIARANGLDGIRDVCKEHLVLLQMMHKVGMGWVERFLQEDESLIFRLGFHSVPSMRQLHLHVISQDFDSESLKNKKHWNSFNTEFFRDAVDVIEEIEKFGTPSLGDESLLLKELRCHRCKSAHPNIPRLKSHISQCRASFPTELLRKGRLIQASPKTNSIP, from the exons GATAATATTAACAATGGTAAATCTGGAACCAAAGTCCAATGCTTAAGCAGTGCAGCTGTAGCGTTGAAAGAGAACAAAAGTGTATTCATTGACAGATGCAATCTGGATAGAGAACAACGTGCTGAGTTTGTCAAGCTTGGTAGCTCTGACGTAGGCGTGCATGTTGTAGTGCTTGATCTGCCAGCTAAGCTTTGTATCTCAAGGTCTGTGAAGCGCACTGGTCATGAAGGCAATTTGCAGGGTGGAAAAGCAGCTGCTGTTGTGAATAGAATGCTGCAAAAGAAGGAATTACCAAAGCTTAGTGAAGGATTTTCTCGAATAACCATCTGTCAGACTGAGCATGATGTTCAAGAAGCCGTCACAACATATAGCTTGCTTGGGCCTTCGGATACCCTACCATCAGGTTGTTATGGGCTGAAGAGCCCAGATACCAAGAAGCAGGTTGGTATAATGAAATTCCTAAAGAAAGTAGATCCTCCTACCAACGTGGTCTCTAGTTCAAGTAACACCCTGAGCTCTTCCTCTTGTCAATCTATTAAAGAAAAACAGACCTGCAATGAAGTGCCTATACCTGATTTGTCTGGACGTGCCAAAGATGAGCAAACGAAGGGCGAGCATATCAAGTTTGAATCTGCTTGTGACACTTCTGCATTAACTGCGGCTCCCACCTTAGCTTTCCCCTCAATTTCAACAGATGGCTTTCAGTTTGACATTGAGAAGGCTTCTGATATCATTGTTGAGAAAGTAGAGGAATACATCAAAAAACTTGGAAATGCAAGGCTTGTGATGATAGATTTGACTCACCATTCAAGAATCTTGTCCTTGGTTAAGGCCAAAGTTGCAGAACGAAATATTGACCCAAATAAGTTTTTCACATTTGTGGGAGATATTACCTGCCTATATTCTAAAGGAGGTTTACGCTGTAATGTCATAGCTAACGCTGCTAATTG GCGATTAAGACCAGGAGGAGGGGGTGTGAATGCTGCCATATTTAATGCTGCAGGTCCAAGTCTAGAGATTGCCACTAAAGAAAGAGCCAAGTCTCTATCTCCCGGAAAGGCCGTTGTTGTTCCACTTCCTTCAATTTCACCTTTATTTAAAAGAGAAGCAGTAACTCATGTCATTCATGTTCTTGGACCAAACATGAATCCAGAAAGACCAAACTGTTTGAATAATAACTACGATGAAGGCTGTAAAATCCTCCGAGAGGCTTACTCATCtctttttgaaggttttagaACCATTCTTAAGTCTCAGACAATAGCAACTGAACGAGGGAGTGGGAAAACCCACCTAAAGCAATCGGATAATACGTCCTCTGATCAGAAGATAAAGGACGAGGATGGATGTAGCAATGAGAGAAGTAAAAAGCACAAGGGACTAAAATATGAAATTGATTGTGACCTAGCTGATGTCAGAAAGGAGATGCAGCAACTAGATAAAGTGAAAAAAAATACTAGTACATCTAAGGCTTGGGCGTCTTGGGCTCTAGCTCTGTACAACATAGCAATGAATCCGCAGAAGCATGAGAAGGATGTTTTGGAGACAACCGCTGATGTTGTTGTGATAAATGATGCTTACCCAAAG GCAGAAAAGCACATTCTTGTAATTGCACGTGCCAATGGTCTGGATGGCATCAGAGATGTTTGCAAGGAGCACCTTGTTTTATTACAAATGATGCATAAAGTAGGAATGGGGTGGGTCGAGAGGTTCTTACAGGAAGACGAGTCTCTAATTTTCCGCCTTGGATTTCATTCG GTTCCATCTATGAGGCAATTGCACCTTCATGTTATCAGTCAAGATTTCGATTCAGAGTCTTTGAAGAACAAGAAGCACTGGAACTCTTTTAACACTGAATTTTTTCGAGATGCGGTTGATGTGATTGAGGAGATTGAGAAGTTTGGGACGCCGTCACTTGGAGATGAGAGCCTTCTATTGAAAGAATTGCGATGCCACCGGTGCAAGAGCGCACACCCAAATATACCTCGCCTCAAGTCACACATTAGCCAATGTCGTGCCTCTTTCCCTACTGAGCTACTTCGAAAAGGCCGTCTTATACAAGCATCACCAAAAACAAATTCCATTCCGTAG